The window GCGTCGTGATCGGGATGAACGGGGTGCCCGCGTTCGTCGGCGCGCTGCTTTCCCACAGCGGCACGTACGCCCGCCTGGCCTATCCCCTGACCCACTTCGTGACCGTGCTGGCGGCCGGGCTGGTCGCCGGACTGCTGTGCTGCAGTCTGTATGGATGGCTCGTGCGCTTCGTGCCGGTTCGGCGTCTGAAGGGGGCCGCGGCAGCGTTCCAGGCTGTCCCCATGCTCCTCATCTTCGGGTTTCGATACCTGGATGACCTGGCCGCGGAGCTGCGAGCCTGTGCAGCCTCGGTCGGGCTGCCTGCGGCGTGGCGCGCGACCGGGGAGGCGCTACCGGGCGGATTCTGGCCCTTGGTGATGATCGCGGTCGTGGCCGTGGCGACGTTCGCGGTCGTCTTCGGGCTCCGCGCGCTGTCTCGGGATCATCTGATCCGGGCGTCGAGCCTGATGCAATCAGGGGCCGGAACCCGGCGGCGCACGCGCCGGCGACTGCCGATCGCGCGTTGGGTGGGGAGGCTCACCGGCGGGCAGGCCGCCCGCGCCGGCTACGAGTATCTCCGCTGGTTGCTGGTCCGGGACTGGCAGTTCCGGCGCAGCATGGCGATGCAGGCGCCGGGTCTACTGGTGATGCTCACTGTCCTGCTCGTCGTCGGGCGCGACCGATCGCCATTTGGCCCGGAGTTCGCCTTCACGCACTTTCTGCCGCACCTGCTGGGCATGCTCGTGCTACTTGTTTGCCTGCTCCTGGCGTACGGGAACGACTACAAGGGCGCCTGGTCGCTTGCCATCGTACCGGACGACCGGTTCCGCCCGTTCGCTCGCGGGATCCACGCTGCCCTCTGGATCCTCGTGGTCCTGCTCCCGAACGCCTTCTTGCTGCTCGTGCTCGCCTGGTCCTGGGGCTTCGTCGATGCCGTCCTGTTCATCGCCTACTGCACGGCCGTCTCTTCGTTCTATCTGGGAGTGGGGCTGTGGCTGATAGGCGGGGTACCGTTCGGCAGGCCGATGGATCCGACCCGCAACACCCTCGCGATGGGGGCCATGTTGGTTCTCTTCATGGCCGTGGCTGCGGCTGTCGGGATCCAGTACGTGTTGTTCCGCTGGGTCGCCGCGGTGGCCGCGATGACAATTGCCGTAGCCGTCGGGGCCGGCTTCCTGACGTCCATCACGCTGGACGACTTTGCGAAACGGATGCGGGAGAGTCTGAAGCCCGCCACGCCGGGATCCATGTTCCGCTTGACGTAAGACGGACGCGGACCGGGCGGTCAGGAGCCTGTGCCGCAGAAGTAGCGCGGGCGAACTCTTCGCGGCCCGCCAGGGCGCGCTAGCTCTCCGGGAGCGCGAAGGCGACCAGCCGCGGCCCGCCGCCGATGGTGAGCGCGATGTACTGCCGGCCGTCGACCAGGTAGGTCATCGGCGTCCCGATGGCGCCGCTCGGGAGGTCCACCGACGCCAGCTCCTCCCCGGTCGCCTTGTCGTACGCCACCATGCGCGGTCCGCCGTCGGAGCCGCCCGCCGTCAGGCAGTAGATGAGCAGCGTCCTCGTCAGCAGCGGCCCGTTGCTGCCGTTGTCGCCGCCGAGCGGCGGCAGGTTGAGGTCGCGCAGCAGCGGGTGGTTGCGGTAGCGGTCGCCGTTACCGGTGGGCACCCACCAGACGTGGTCCCCGGTGTTGATGTCGATCGCCGTCATGCGCGAATAGGGCGGCTTCAGCAGCGGAAGCCCCTGCGGCATCTGCGGACTCTGCCGGATGGCGCCGCGGCGGGCGAGCCGTTCGGCCTCCGGCGCGCCGTGCGTGAAGCGCATCGTGGCGCCGAGCGCCGGGTCCGGCGCATACAGCGGGATCACCGTGGCCTGGTTGCGCGACGGCACGTAGAGCCATCCCGTCTCGGGATCGATCGCCGCGCCGGCCCAGCCAGCCGCGCCGCCGTCGGGAGGCCGCATCAGGGTACCCCGCGTTTCGCCTTCGATCGGGCGATCCAGCGGCGTGAACAGCGGTCCGAGCCGGAAGCCCTCGACCGCTTCCATCGCCATCTCGCGGATCCCCGGCGGCACGCCCACGAGGTCGTCGAGGGTCCCCCCCTGTTAGTCTAACGCCGCCGGTTCCGTCGGGAAGGGCTGCGTCGGCGACGGCACCTCGCCCGGCATGTTCGTTTCCTGCGGCACCGGCCGCTCCTCGATGGGCCAGATCGGATCGCCCGTCACCCGGTCGAAGACGTAGACGAAGCCCTGCTTGCTCACCTGGGTGATCGCCTTGATCGGCGTGCCGTCGACGACGACGTCCACGAGGTTCGGATGGGTCGGGAAGTCGTAGTCCCACAGCCCGTGGTGGACCGCCTGGAAGTGCCAGACGCGCTGGCCCGTCTCCACGTCCACCGCGATCAGCGTCTCCGAGAAGAGGTTGTCCCCGAGCCGGTCGGCGCCGTAGTAGTCGTTGGTCGTCGTCCCGGTGGGGAGATAGACGTGCCCCAGCTCGTTGTCGCCGGCCAGCATCGACCAGACATTGGCGTTGCCGGAGTAGCGCCACGATTCGTTCAGCCAGGTGTCGGCGCCGTACTCGTCGGGACTGTTGGGGATGGTGTGGAAGTCCCACGAATGCTCACCGGTCCGCACGTCCCACGCCCGCACCCAGCCCGGAATCGCTTCCTTCGTGATGCGCCGGTCGGCGATCTGCGAGCCGTGGATCACCTTGTCGCGGACGACGATGGGCGGCGAGTGGATGCCGTAGAGCAGCGCGTTCAGATAGTCGCGATCCTCGCGGCTGGCACGCGGCAGGCCGACCATCGCATCGACCATGCCGCTGCCGTCGGGCCCGAAGTCGGGGCACGGCCGCCCGGTCCCCGCCTTCACGCAGACGACATAGCCGTTGCCGGTGCCCCAGAAGATTCGCTCGTCCCCTTCCCCGTCAGTCCAGTAGGCGACGCCGCGCTGGCGCCACGTGCCGGTCATGGGGGTGGTGCCCTCTTCGTAGCTCTTCGGATTGAAGACCCACAGCGTCTCGCCGGTCGTCGCGTCTACCGCGACCCCCTGGGACAGCGGCGTGTTGAAGTAGAGAACGCCGTCCACCATCAGCGGCGTCGCCTGGAAGCCGGTGGGGCTCGGCAGGTGGCCGGTCCGGTAGAGGTCGGGCGTCTCCGCGACGAGTTCCTCGACGATGGCGTCAAGCGGCGCCGTCCACTCTCCGCCGCCCGGCGTCGTCTTGCTGACCTGAAGGTCCACCGACAGCCACTCCCAGGCCAGCTCGAGGTCGGCGAAGTTGCCGGCGTCGATCTGATCGAGTGGCGAGTACTTCCTGCCGCCGATGTCGCCGGCGTAGCTGCGCCACTCACCGTTGGAGGTGTCGTACGTCTGCCAGGGGCCGGAGTTGCCGCCCTGCTGGGCGTACGCGGCGGTGGCCGCCCAGTGCGGCGCGGCGAGCAGGAGCATCACGGCGAGTGAGAGCGATTTGCGCATAGGGAACCTCGATTCCGGCTCGGAACGACAACATTCAATCACGATCCCGTCGGGATCGGGGCAGTACTTCAGCGCCGCTCACAAGAGCCGAGATTCAACCCTCCGCTGGGTCCTTCTCGGCCGCAAGCCGTTGCGCCTCGCCTTCAATCTCGTGCATCAGCACTACCAGGTCCAGGACATCGTGGCTGGCGACGGAACCCAGAAACCGGTCCGTGTCGCGCTCGATGATCGGAATGACGCCCAGCGAGTGATCCGTCATACGCTCCAGCACGTCGTCAACCGGCTCATCGGGCCAGGCGCGCGGAACGTTACGGCGCAGCAGGTCCCTCAGGGGTGTATCCGCCTGCGAGCGTTCGTCCAGACGGTGGAGTCTTGCCAGCGACACGACGCCCACGGCAGCATCGTCCTCCACGACGAGGTAGTCCGATTGGTTCGGAACCGTCCATTCGTTCAGGAAGTCCCTCACGGACAGCTCGGGAGCGGGGTAGGCGCGCGTGCGGTCCATGATGGACCCCACCAGGACCCCTTTCATCGCGTGCCGGGCGAACGACGGCGGCACGGCCGACGGAGGCGTCGCGCGCTCCGGATCCTTGGCCCGGCGGGTGGCCAGACCGATCACGGAGGGCATCACCAGGATGTACCCGAACATGATGAACGCAAGGAGCGAGAAGACCTCGCGGGTGATCATGCCGGTCTCGAGCAGAACAAGCAGGAGAGCGATTTCGGCTACACCCTTGGCCATCAGCCCAACGGCGAGGACGACCGGGGTGTCGAGCCGCGCCAGGTAGGTGCCGATGAGGGCGCCGGCGAACTTGCCCCCGATCGGGACGGCCGCCACGGCGATGATCGTGGCGGCGGGCAGCGCGGTGAAGGACAAGTCCAGGTACAAACCGGCAGACGCGAACAGGAGGGGCACGAAGAGTCCGTCCGCAATGCTCCGGATGCCGGGCATGATGTCCCTGCGCATGCGGTGTGGCAGCCCGGAATGCGCGGCGCCGAACAGGAGCGCGCCGAGCGAGCCGTGGAGGCCGATCCGTTCAGCCCCCGCGACCACGACGAAGAGGCTGCCGATCAACAACCCGAACGAGAGCTCGGACACGTGCAGCCAACGTTGGAGAAAAGCGATGGCGACGGGAAGCACCTTCGTCGACAGGAACCACGTGACCACCGCGAAGCCGATGATCTGCCCGAGCAACTGCAATACGCCGCGAATGCTCGTCTCGTGGACGGCCTCGCCGATAGTTACCCCGACCAGGAGCAGGGCAAGCACTTCCGCGATGATGACGGTGGTGAAGATCCTGAGCCCTATCAGCTTCTTCAGAATCCCGAGGTCGGCCAGCACCTTGACCGCGAGACCCAGGCTGGACAGCGACAGGATCCCGGCAACCGCCAACGCCTCGTCGAACGCAAGCCCCAACGCGAACTCCAGGCCGAAGAGGTCGGACGTGACGACCAGAGACACGAGAACCGAGATCGCGACCGATACCGTCGCGGCAACGAAATAGGGACCGCGGATGGTGGCCTTGAAGCCCGGAAGGTCGAGCTCGTCGAGGCCGATGAGGAAGAAGAAGACGGATACGCCGACGCTGAGGAAGACCTGAAGGTCGTCCGTCGGTTCGACAATGCCGGTCGCAGGCCCGAGCAGCACGCCGGCCAGCGTGTACGCCACGATGGCGCTCAGGCCAATCCGCCCCAGGACGCCTTCGCTCAGCTTGGCAGCGACGACGAGGAGGCCAACACGGAGCAGTGCGTCGATGCTCATGAACGGGGAAGCACTTCCGCGCCGGTCAGGCCGAGGTGATGGTCCGTCGCCCAGACGGTCCGAATGCCGTGGCGCGCCATCAGCGCCAGGCTGGAGGCGTCGACCCAGGTCAGGCGTGCGCCGCGCAGTTGGTTCAGCATGCGCCACGTCTCGTCGCGGAGATCGGGGTCGGTGTCCAGGACAACCAGCCCGTCGAGGTTATCGATCAGGAGCCGAAATCGCCGGGCTGCCTCTTCGCCGTGCCGGTGAAGGAACCAGGCGTACGCCTCGGCGCAGACGAGTACCGAAGTGAACCAGCGCGGCTGCGGCCCTCCGAACAGGACCCGTGCCTGCTCGTGATGACGGTCCCGGGTCGTGCGGATCGCGACGAAGATCCCGGTGTCGAGAAACACCGGTCCACCGTTCACGGGTCGTCGTGCCCGTAGACGACTTCGTCAACGGTTGTGCTGTCGTTCGGATGGCCGTCCAGATCGCCCGCAAACGCCATCCACGGCTTGTTGCTCGGTTCCCGCGAGACCGTTTCCTGCAGGCTCCGGCGGCACAACTCGGCAAGCGAGATGCCCTGGCGCTTCGCGAGCTCCCTTGCTCGCTCGTACAGCTCCGCGTCGACCGATATCTGGGTCCGAATCATGTTATCACTTTAACATTTTATGATAACACTACTCCCGAGCCTCGCGCCATTCCCTCGCCAGCCGTTGCGCTTCCTCGATCTGCGCCGGGGTCATCCGCGCCTCCAGCATGTCGAGCGTCGTTCGATCGTGCCGGTCGTTCTGCGACACGGCGAGATAGAGCCACATCGCCCCCTTGACGTCGTCCCGGGCCACATCGCCGCGTCCGAAAGAGTAGAAGAGCGAACCGAGCATCCACTGTGCGGCGTCATGTCCCTGTTCGGCCGCGCGCTCGAACCAGTCATGGGACTCGTTGTAGTCCAGGGGCACACCGGAGCCACCGCTGTAGGCGAATCCGAGGTGAAACTGCGCGTCGGCGCTTCCCTGCTCCGCCGCCCGCAGGTACCACGCGGTGGCGGCGTCGTCGTCCATCGCAACGCCGTTGCCACTTTGGTACGCCTGTCCGAGCTGGACTTGCGCTTCGGGATCCCCCTCCTCGGCGGCGCGCCGAAGCTCCTCAATGTCGGGCGGATCCCACGTGTAGACCGCCGTGTCGGCCGGACGCGCGTCCTCGCCCGTGACCGCTTCCCGGATGCGCGTAGTAAACCAGTCCGGAAGACTGTTCGAGCGAGCCAGGATCAGACCCTCTTCGTCAACGAGGACGTAGACCGGGACCCCACGCAGGTCCCAGGTTCGCCGGATGTCGTTGTCGGGACCAACATGCCAGTTGACCCACGGCATCGACTCCCGCTCCAGAAACCGGTTGACCGTCTCGAGCTCGTCATCGATGCTGATCGCCAGCAGGGTGAATCGATCCGCCGGCAGCTCCGAGACCAGCTCGCGCAACTCCGGCAGCGCGTCGATGCAGGGCGGACACCATGTCGCCCAGAAGTCAATTAACACGACCCGGCCCCGATGGGCCGAGAGGCTGTCCTCGGCGCCGTCGAGCCGGCGACCCGCGATGTCCAGCGCGGTACCCCCTGGAGTTGCGTGCCGTATGGCCTGGATGAGGTCCGCCTCGGCTTCGGAGAACGTGCGAGGCGTGAACGCTCCGACCGGACCGCCCGGTGCGCCGGCGGAAAGGGCCGGCGCGGCAGTTGCGCCGTCGAAGAGCTCGTCCTCCACGCCGGCACTCAAGCCCTCAGCCGCATCGAGCGCACGTTGTCGCCAGTCGTTCCGTTGTTCTTCGTCCAGCCGCAATGCGTTGGCAGACCGCATGAAGCCGGAGGCCACGTAGTACTGCGCCATCGCGCGCAGAGATGGACTCTCGGCGTCGGCCGCCGCCTCTTCGAAGAACCGGTCGATGTCAGGCGTCGAGGACCGGCCGTCCGGCATGTGGAACCGGCGTGCATCCATCTGCCTCAGGATCGCTGGCCAGCGCCGGGAGTTTGGCGCGTGGGCGAGAAGCGCCTGTGCGCCCCTGGCCATGTGCTGGCCGGCATCCGGCTCGCCGACCGTCCGTATGACCAGGAACTCCGCGGCTTCCGTCACTCTGTCGTGGTCGCCGCCGGCGTCGATGATCGCCGTCGCCGCGGCGATGGCCGGCCGGATGTCCGGACGGTCGGCGAACGCCTCCATGATGCGAGCGTTCCGTTCCTCGGCGGGCAGGCCGGCGGCGATCTCGCCCATGCGCTGACTCCAGGCGTTCTGCAGGTCGAGGTATTCCTCCACCACCGCCCAGTCGGGGTCGATGTCGGTTCGCGCCGAGGCCGCTCCCCGAATCGAATCCGGCGGAACCGCCATCCCTGACCGCGCCACGTCGTGCCGGGCGGCGACCAGCAGGAGCCCCAGGAACAAGGGCGGCAGCACGATGACGGCCGCCATCCAGGAGAGCCGCCGGTCGTTGGGAGTCCGTGCGTGCTTGTCCGCCATGACGTCCCTCCCGGAGTTCATCATTGCGGTAGTGCGTACGCGATGAGCCGCGGCCCGCCGCCGACGGTAAGGGCGATGTACTGCCGCCCATCCGCCATATAGGTCATCGGCGTTCCGATGGCGCCGCTTGGCAGGTCGATCGACGCCAGTTCGTCGCCGGTCGCCTTGTCGTACGCGACGATGCGCGGCCCGCCGTCCGACCCGCCGGCGGTGAGGCAGTAGATGAGCAGGGTCTTGGTCAGCAGGGGACCGTTGATGGCGTTGTCGCCGCCCAGGGGGGGCAGGTTCAGGTCCCGCAGCATCGGGTGATTGCGGAAACGGTCGCCGTTGCCGGTCGGCACCCACCAGGCGTGGTCGCCGGTGTTCAGGTCGATCGCGGTCATCCGCGAGTAGGGCGGCTTGACCAGAGGCAGCCCCTGCGGCATCTGGGGTCCGCGCGGCGCGGTGCCGGAAAGCCGCTGCTCCTCGGGCGCCCCGTGCGTATAGGTGACGGTGGCGCCGAGGGCCGGGTCGGGCGAGTAGAGCGTTATGAGCGCCGGGCGGTTGCGGGACGGGATGTAGATCATGCCGGTGTCGGGATCGACCGCGGCGCCGGACCAACCGGCCGTGCCGCCCGGCGGCGGCCGCATGAGCGTGCCGCGCGTCACGCCCTCGATGGGCCGGTCGAGCGGGGTGAAGAGCGGGCCGAGTCGGTAGCCGTCGACTACTTCCAGGGCCATCTGCCGCAACTCCGGCGTGAAGTCGATCAGGTCGTCGATCTCGATGCCCTGGTAGTCGAACGCCGCCGGCTTCGTCGGGAACGGCTGGGTCGGCGAGGGGACCTCGCCCGGCATGTTGGTTTCCTGCGGCACCGGACGCTCCTCGATCGGCCAGATGGGCTCGCCCGTTTCCCGGTCGAAGACATAGACAAAGCCCTGCTTGCTCACCTGCGCGATGGCGCGGATGGGCTGCCCGTCGACGACGACGTCGACCAGGTTCGGGTGGGTCGCGAAGTCGTAGTCCCACAGCCCGTGGTGGACGGCCTGGAAGTGCCAGAGCCGGTCGCCGGTCTCGACGTCGACGGCAATGAGCGTCTCCGAGAACAGGTTGTCACCGAGCCGGTCGGCGCCGTAGTAGTCGTTCGTCGTCGTGCCGGTGGGCAAGTAGACGTGCCCCAGCTCGTTGTCGCCGGCGAGCATGGACCAGACGTTGGCGTTGCCCGAGTAGCGCCAGGAGTCGTTCAGCCAGGTGTCGACGCCGAACTCGTCGGTGCTGTTGGGAACGGTGTGGAAGTCCCAGGCATGCTCACCGGTCCGGACGTCCCAGGCCCGCACCCAGCCCGGGATCGCTTCCTTTGTGATCCGCCGGTCGGCGACGTGCGAGCCATGGATCACCCGGTCGCGCACGACGATGGGCGGCGAGTGGATTCCCCACGGCAGCGCGTTCAGGTAGTCGCGCTCGTTACGGTCGGCGCGCGGCAGGCCCACCATGGCGTCCACCATGCCGTTGTCTGTTGTGCCGAACCCCTCGCACGGCTCGCCCGTCTTCGCCGCGACGCAAACGAGAAAGCCGCTGCCGGTTCCCCACAAGATGCGCTCGTCTCCCTCGCCGTCGGTCCAGTAGGCAACGCCCCGCTGCGACCACGGGGCGCTCATGGTCGGCGTTCCCGCTTCGTAGCTCTTCGGGTTGTAGACCCAGAGCGTCTCGCCGGTCGTCGCATCGACCGCCACGCCCTGCGAGAGCGGCGTGTTGAAGTAGAGAACGCCTCCCACCATCAGCGGAGTCGCCTGCAGGCGCGAGTACCCCGGACGGTGACCGGGACGGTAGAGATCCGGCGTGTCCTCGACCAGGGAGTCGACAATGTCGTCCAGCGGGGCCCACCATTCGCCGCCCCCGGGCATCGTTCGGCTCACTACTCGATCCACGGTCGTCCACTCCCAGGCGATCTCGAGATCGGCGAAGTTGTCCCGGTCGATCTGGTCGAGCGGCGAGTACTTCGTGCCCTTGACGTCGCCGGCGTAGCTCATCCACTCGCCGTTGGACGTGTCGTAGGTCTGCCACGGCCCATCTGATCCCGCCGACTGGGCGTCCGAGGGCGCGGGTCCGAAGACGAGCAGTGCCGACAGCAGGGCAAGTGGGAACGACTGACGCATGGCGTGACCTCCGTTAGTGGCGCAGTTGCCGGACGCGCGATGGCCCGGACCGCTGAATCTCTCTGATGCCAGCCATCCTACACCTGTCGCCCGATGACCGGGAGGTGGGGCTGCGTTGAGGCGGAGGTCAGGTGGGCCGGTACCACGTCCCGCGTCCATGGCCGTGTCTGGTCAGATGGCCGTTGCGGGTCAGTGCCTTTACGTGATCCTTGATTGTGTTGCGGCTGGCCCCGGTCGCCTCCGCGGCGGCACGAATGGTGACGCGACTGTGGTCTCGGGCGATCCGCAGAATGCGTAACGATAGCTCGGGCAAGTCGCCGAGCATCAGGCGTTCACGCTCGATGGTCTCTTGTAGGTGCTGCTTCTGCCTTTGCAGCGCGGCCAGAAAATACCCCAGCCAGGGACTCCAGTCCGGCGCGCGGGTTCGGAGCGTTCGCTGGGTGCGGCGCAGAGCCAGATAGTAGGCGTCCCGGCTCTGTTCGACGACGCGTTCCAGGGAGGAATAGGAGACGTAGCCGTATCCGGCACGCAATAGGAGGAGGGTCGTCAGAATCCGCGAAAGGCGGCCATTGCCGTCCTGAAAAGGATGGATGGCGAGAAACGTGACGACGAAGACGGCGATGGTCAGCAGTGGGTGCAGGTCCGGCGAGGGGCGCGCCAGGCCGGCCTGCGTCCACGACAGCAGATCGGCGGTCAGCCGGGGCGTGTCGAAGGGCGCCGCGGTCTCGAAAACGACGCCCAGTCGCGTGCCGTCGGGGCCGAACGCTTCC of the Acidobacteriota bacterium genome contains:
- a CDS encoding PQQ-binding-like beta-propeller repeat protein, translating into MRKSLSLAVMLLLAAPHWAATAAYAQQGGNSGPWQTYDTSNGEWRSYAGDIGGRKYSPLDQIDAGNFADLELAWEWLSVDLQVSKTTPGGGEWTAPLDAIVEELVAETPDLYRTGHLPSPTGFQATPLMVDGVLYFNTPLSQGVAVDATTGETLWVFNPKSYEEGTTPMTGTWRQRGVAYWTDGEGDERIFWGTGNGYVVCVKAGTGRPCPDFGPDGSGMVDAMVGLPRASREDRDYLNALLYGIHSPPIVVRDKVIHGSQIADRRITKEAIPGWVRAWDVRTGEHSWDFHTIPNSPDEYGADTWLNESWRYSGNANVWSMLAGDNELGHVYLPTGTTTNDYYGADRLGDNLFSETLIAVDVETGQRVWHFQAVHHGLWDYDFPTHPNLVDVVVDGTPIKAITQVSKQGFVYVFDRVTGDPIWPIEERPVPQETNMPGEVPSPTQPFPTEPAALD
- a CDS encoding CBS domain-containing protein — encoded protein: MSIDALLRVGLLVVAAKLSEGVLGRIGLSAIVAYTLAGVLLGPATGIVEPTDDLQVFLSVGVSVFFFLIGLDELDLPGFKATIRGPYFVAATVSVAISVLVSLVVTSDLFGLEFALGLAFDEALAVAGILSLSSLGLAVKVLADLGILKKLIGLRIFTTVIIAEVLALLLVGVTIGEAVHETSIRGVLQLLGQIIGFAVVTWFLSTKVLPVAIAFLQRWLHVSELSFGLLIGSLFVVVAGAERIGLHGSLGALLFGAAHSGLPHRMRRDIMPGIRSIADGLFVPLLFASAGLYLDLSFTALPAATIIAVAAVPIGGKFAGALIGTYLARLDTPVVLAVGLMAKGVAEIALLLVLLETGMITREVFSLLAFIMFGYILVMPSVIGLATRRAKDPERATPPSAVPPSFARHAMKGVLVGSIMDRTRAYPAPELSVRDFLNEWTVPNQSDYLVVEDDAAVGVVSLARLHRLDERSQADTPLRDLLRRNVPRAWPDEPVDDVLERMTDHSLGVIPIIERDTDRFLGSVASHDVLDLVVLMHEIEGEAQRLAAEKDPAEG
- a CDS encoding type II toxin-antitoxin system VapC family toxin; its protein translation is MNGGPVFLDTGIFVAIRTTRDRHHEQARVLFGGPQPRWFTSVLVCAEAYAWFLHRHGEEAARRFRLLIDNLDGLVVLDTDPDLRDETWRMLNQLRGARLTWVDASSLALMARHGIRTVWATDHHLGLTGAEVLPRS
- a CDS encoding ribbon-helix-helix protein, CopG family, which gives rise to MIRTQISVDAELYERARELAKRQGISLAELCRRSLQETVSREPSNKPWMAFAGDLDGHPNDSTTVDEVVYGHDDP
- a CDS encoding redoxin domain-containing protein gives rise to the protein MMNSGRDVMADKHARTPNDRRLSWMAAVIVLPPLFLGLLLVAARHDVARSGMAVPPDSIRGAASARTDIDPDWAVVEEYLDLQNAWSQRMGEIAAGLPAEERNARIMEAFADRPDIRPAIAAATAIIDAGGDHDRVTEAAEFLVIRTVGEPDAGQHMARGAQALLAHAPNSRRWPAILRQMDARRFHMPDGRSSTPDIDRFFEEAAADAESPSLRAMAQYYVASGFMRSANALRLDEEQRNDWRQRALDAAEGLSAGVEDELFDGATAAPALSAGAPGGPVGAFTPRTFSEAEADLIQAIRHATPGGTALDIAGRRLDGAEDSLSAHRGRVVLIDFWATWCPPCIDALPELRELVSELPADRFTLLAISIDDELETVNRFLERESMPWVNWHVGPDNDIRRTWDLRGVPVYVLVDEEGLILARSNSLPDWFTTRIREAVTGEDARPADTAVYTWDPPDIEELRRAAEEGDPEAQVQLGQAYQSGNGVAMDDDAATAWYLRAAEQGSADAQFHLGFAYSGGSGVPLDYNESHDWFERAAEQGHDAAQWMLGSLFYSFGRGDVARDDVKGAMWLYLAVSQNDRHDRTTLDMLEARMTPAQIEEAQRLAREWREARE
- a CDS encoding pyrroloquinoline quinone-dependent dehydrogenase, whose amino-acid sequence is MRQSFPLALLSALLVFGPAPSDAQSAGSDGPWQTYDTSNGEWMSYAGDVKGTKYSPLDQIDRDNFADLEIAWEWTTVDRVVSRTMPGGGEWWAPLDDIVDSLVEDTPDLYRPGHRPGYSRLQATPLMVGGVLYFNTPLSQGVAVDATTGETLWVYNPKSYEAGTPTMSAPWSQRGVAYWTDGEGDERILWGTGSGFLVCVAAKTGEPCEGFGTTDNGMVDAMVGLPRADRNERDYLNALPWGIHSPPIVVRDRVIHGSHVADRRITKEAIPGWVRAWDVRTGEHAWDFHTVPNSTDEFGVDTWLNDSWRYSGNANVWSMLAGDNELGHVYLPTGTTTNDYYGADRLGDNLFSETLIAVDVETGDRLWHFQAVHHGLWDYDFATHPNLVDVVVDGQPIRAIAQVSKQGFVYVFDRETGEPIWPIEERPVPQETNMPGEVPSPTQPFPTKPAAFDYQGIEIDDLIDFTPELRQMALEVVDGYRLGPLFTPLDRPIEGVTRGTLMRPPPGGTAGWSGAAVDPDTGMIYIPSRNRPALITLYSPDPALGATVTYTHGAPEEQRLSGTAPRGPQMPQGLPLVKPPYSRMTAIDLNTGDHAWWVPTGNGDRFRNHPMLRDLNLPPLGGDNAINGPLLTKTLLIYCLTAGGSDGGPRIVAYDKATGDELASIDLPSGAIGTPMTYMADGRQYIALTVGGGPRLIAYALPQ
- a CDS encoding Fic family protein; this translates as MDGTPNVSSLRITPEILGLIAEIDEFKGAWLALGRLEPERLSRLRRVATIESVGSSTRIEGAKLSDAEVERLLSEVEVGSFATRDEQEVAGYADTLNTVFAAWEVIDLTENHVRQLHRDLLKYSEKDERHRGAYKTLPNHVEAFGPDGTRLGVVFETAAPFDTPRLTADLLSWTQAGLARPSPDLHPLLTIAVFVVTFLAIHPFQDGNGRLSRILTTLLLLRAGYGYVSYSSLERVVEQSRDAYYLALRRTQRTLRTRAPDWSPWLGYFLAALQRQKQHLQETIERERLMLGDLPELSLRILRIARDHSRVTIRAAAEATGASRNTIKDHVKALTRNGHLTRHGHGRGTWYRPT